Within Prosthecodimorpha staleyi, the genomic segment CTAATCATGTTGTCACGCGGCATTTTGCCATGTGTGCGGCGCGGTAACCCGCGGAATAATCAGGGTGCAGCGCAATAGTCGCGATAGCCTGCGATATTTACTGACCGGCCGGAGTAGATCCCGGTTGATTGTCGGCCCTCTGACATACATTATGCCTGACGGCTCGGTCGGACAGGTCGCCGTCAGGAAGGCCCGTCCGCCAGGACCGTTGGGAGGAAACAATGAACACATCCCGCATTGCCGCCGCGGCGGCCGCCCTCCTCGTGCCCGGTCTGGCCGGCGCGACGTCCGCTGTGGCCTGGGAACCCACGAAGGCGGTGGAATTCATCGTCCCGGCCGGTACCGGCGGTGGCGCCGACCAGATGGCGCGGGTGCTTCAGGGCATCATCCAGAAGCATGAACTGATGAAGCAGCCTCTGGTTGTCATCAACAAGGCGGGCGGCGCCGGTGCCGAGGGCTTCCTCGACATGAAGGGCTCCGCCGGCAATCCGCACAAGATCGTCATCACCCTGTCGAATCTGTTCACCACGCCGCTGGCGACCGGCGTCCCGTTCAAATGGGACGAGCTGACCCCGGTCTCGATGCTGGCGCTCGACGAGTTCGTGCTCTGGGTCAACGCCAAGTCGCCCTACAAGACCGCGAAGGAATATGTCGACGCGGTCAAGGAAGGCGGCGCCGCCAAGTTCCAGATGGGCGGCACGGGCTCCAAGCAGGAAGACCAGATCATCACGGCCGCGATCGAGCAGCAGACCGGCGCCAAGTTCACCTACGTCCCCTACAAGGGCGGCGGCGACGTCGCGGCGCAGCTGGTTGGCGGCCATGTCACGTCGAGCGTCAACAACCCGATCGAGGCCGTGTCGCAGTGGCGCGGCGGCGAGCTGCGGCCGCTCTGCGTGTTCGACAATCAGCGCATCCCGCTGAAGGAGCCGGTTGCCGACGGCAAGTCGTGGAACGACATCCCGACCTGCAAGGAATCCGGTCTCGACATCGAATATCTGATGCTGCGCGGCATCTTCATGCCGGCCAAGGCGACGCCCGATCAGGTCACCTTCTACGTGGAACTCTTCAAGAAGGTCCGCGCGACATCCGACTGGCAGGACTTCATGGCCAAGGGCGCCTTCAACACGACCTTCCTGGCCGGCGAGGAGTATCGCGCCTGGGTGGCCAAGGAGGCGGACCGTCATCGCACCCTGATGGAAAAGGCCGGCTTCCTGGCCAAGTGACCCGGCCGGACGCCGGACCGATCGCCGGATGCGGCTCCGCACGGAGCCGGGCCCGGCACAGGATCGGCGTCCGCCATCCCGGCCCGACAGGCCGCAAGGGTCGGGCCGCATGAGCCCAAACCGGGAGACATCGCTATGGCCGACCGGCCGGAAGAAAACCAACATACGCTGTCGCGGCAGGTCCTCGAGCTGTTCGTGGCCGGCGTCTTCATCATGCTGTCGCTCGTGGTCATGTCCGACAACTGGCGCATCGGGGCGCGCTGGGCCAGCGACGGGCCCGAGGCGGGGTATTTCCCCTTCTACATCGGCCTGATCATGCTGGTGGCGAGCACCATCACCTTCGTGGTCAACCTGCGCCGCACGCCCGCCCTCGCCGAGACCTTCGTCGAGCGCGCGCCGCTGATGCAGGTGCTGTGGGTCTTCATCCCCACCGCCGTCTACGTCGCCGCGATCAGCGTCGCCGGCATCTATGTCGCCAGCACCCTGTTCATCGCCTTCTTCATGGTCGTGCTCGGCCGTTACCCGATCTGGAAGGCGATCCCGATCGCGGTTCTGGTGCCGGTGGTGCTGTTCATGATGTTCGAGGTCTGGTTCCTCGTGCCGCTGCCGAAGGGGCCGCTCGAGGCCGCGCTCGGCTACTAATCGAGCGTTCCGCCGGGACGGCCGCGTGCCGACCGCCCCCGCTTGCCGTTCCGCTGGAGGACTTTCGCGCTACGGCGCGCAGCGGCGAAACGCCCAAAAAGGGCGGCGCCGCGGACATGTCGACAAGAATAGGCCGGGACGGATCGGGAGGATCGACCCTTGGACGCGCTCATATCACTCATTCACGGCTTCGGCGTGCTCGCCGACCCGATGAACATCGTCTACATGTTCGTCGGCATCTTCCTCGGCGTGCTGATCGGCGTTCTGCCGGGTCTCGGCGGTGCCAACGGTGTCGCCATCCTTCTGCCGCTGACCTTCTCGATGTCGCCGACATCGGCGATCATCATGCTGTCGTCGATCTATTGGGGCGCGCTGTTCGGCGGCGCCATCACGTCGATCCTCTTCAATATTCCGGGCGAGCCGTGGTCGGTGGCGACCACATTCGACGGCTATCCGCTGGCCCAGCAGGGCCGCGCCGGCGAGGCGCTCGCGGCCGCCTTCACGGGCTCCTTCCTGGGTGCCTTCTTCTCGACCCTGCTCCTCACCTTCCTGGCGCCTCTGGTCGCCAAGTTCGCCCTGCAATTCGGGCCACCCGAGTTCTTCGCCGTCTATCTGCTGACATTCTGCGCCTTCGTCGGCATGGGCAAGGAACCTGCCTACAAGGTCATCGCCGCCATGATGCTCGGCTTTGCGCTTGCCGCCGTCGGCCTCGACACGGTCACGGGCCAGCTGCGCATGACCTTCGGCTCGACCGAGCTCTTGCGCGGCTTCGACTTCCTGGTCGCGGTGATCGGCCTGTTCGGCGTCGGCGAGATCCTTCTGACCATGGAAGAGGGCTTGGCCTTCAAGGGCCGCTCCGCGCGCATCGACCTGCGCGTCGTGCTGAAGGTCTGGAAGGACATGCCGAAATATGCCTGGACGGCGCTGCGCGGCGCCATCGTCGGGGCCTGGATGGGGATCACGCCGGGCGGCGCGACGCCGGCTTCCTTCATGTCCTACGGTCTTGCCAAGCGCTTCTCGAAGAACGGGCACAAGTTCGGCACCGGCGAGGTGGAGGGCGTAATCGCGCCGGAAACCGCTGCCCATTCGGCCGGCACCGCCGCGCTGCTGCCGATGCTGACCCTCGGCATCCCGGGCTCGCCGACCGCCGCGGTCCTGCTCGGCGGCCTGCTGATCTGGGGCCTGCAACCCGGCCCGCTGCTGTTCGTCGAACAGAAGGACTTCGTCTGGGGTCTGATCGCATCGATCTATCTCGGCAACATCGCCGGCCTGATCGTGGTCCTGTCGACCGTGCCGCTGTTCGCCGCCATCCTGCGCATCCCCTTCTCGATCATCGCGCCGATCATCCTGGTGATCTGCGCGGTCGGCGCCTACACGGTCCACAACGCCCTGCTCGACATCGCCGTGATGCTGGTCTTCGGCGTGCTCGGCTATCTGTTCAAGAAGCTGCAATACCCGCTCGCCCCGCTGGTGCTGGCGCTGGTGCTCGGCGACATGGCGGAAAGCTCCTTCCGGCAGGCCATGCTGGTCAGCCAGGGCAGCCTGTCGGTGTTCTGGTCGAACCCGCTGGTCGGCTCCATCGTGACCCTCGCCCTGCTCATGCTGGTCTGGCCGCTCCTCTCGGCGGCGATGGCCAGCCTGAAGCGCGACACCCCGCGGGTCGTGTCGGGCGAGTGACCGGCGGCGGCCCTTGGATCTGAAACGGAAGGCCCGGCCTCGGATCGCGTCCCGAGGCCGGGTCCTTTCATGCCGGCCGTCCGGTTCCGGGCGCCGCTGGGTCGTCTCTAGATATTGATCCTGAGCAGTCCATCCGATCGGGAGAAACCTAAGGCTCCTGCCCGCGTTGGGGCAGCCTGAGAACGAAGCAGGCCCCGTGGGCCACCGGCTTCAGGGCGATCTCGCCGCCATGCTCGCGGGCGATCGAATAGGAGATCCAGAGGCCGAGCCCGGTGCCTTCGCCGACCGCCTTGGTGGTGAAGAAAGGCTCGAAAATCTTGTCCGCGACGGCCGGGGCGACCCCGGGTCCGTTGTCCTGGACGCGCACCTCGACCGTGCCGTCCGCGGCCTCGACCGTCACGCCGACGACCGGGTCGCGCTCGTCGGCGACCGCGTCGAGCGCGTTCTCGATCAAGTTGACCAGCACCTGGTGCAGCTGGCCCTCGTGGCCGTCGACCAGGGCCGTATCGCAGCCGTCGAAATCGATGCGCGCACCGCCGCCCTTGGCGCGCGCCGCCCAGTTGGCGGCATTGCGGGCAACCTTGTCGAGATCGACCGCCATCCGGTCGCCGGGCTTGGAGAAGGACAACCGGCGCAGGTTGCGGACGATATCGCTGACCCGGACGGCGCCCTCCAGGCTGCCTTCCAGCAGCGGCCCCAGATCCTCCATCAGCGGATCGATGCGCCAGGTGCGGCGCAGTTCGTTGGGATCGCCGCCGGCGGCCAGCGCCTCGAAGAAGCCGGTCAGCCGGCCGCGATAGCGGTCGAGCGTGTGGATGTTGCCGTAGACGAAGCTGATCGGGTTGTTGAGCTCGTGGGCGACGCCGGCGACGAGGCGGCCGAGGCTGGCCATCTTCTCCTGCTCGATCAACTTTCGCTGCGCCTGCTGCAATTCCTGATGCGCCCGGTGCAGGGCCTCGTAGGCGCGGCGCAACTCTCCGATCGGGCGGCCGGTCAGCACCGCGCCGGCATGGCGGCCGGCATGGTCGAGGCGCGGCGAGCAGGCGACGGCCATCAGGTCCGAGACCGCATCGACGGTCAGGAAGCGGACCTCGCGGTCGCTGAACTCGCCGGAGCCGCCGGCCAGTTCCATCGCCACAGCGCGATCGGCCGGCGCCAGGCGGTTCGCCAGCCTGGTGCCGACCAGGTCCGCGGCCGGGATGCCGGTCAGTCGGACGAAGGCCGGATTGACCTGAAGGATGGTGCCGTCCGCGTCGACCACGACCAGGATGTCGGAGACCGAGGCGATCACGCTGGAGATGAAGGCCTGCGCCTCCTCCAGTTCGGCATTCTTGGCTTCGAGATCGGTCTCGTAGCGCAGGAGGTCGGAATAGACCTCGTCCATCTTGGCGATCACGTCCAGCCACAGCGCCTCGCCGGCGCCGTCCAGGCCGGCCAGTTCGCTGCCGGTGACCTGTTCGATCAGCCGCCCGGACCGGGCGTTGCCGTCCCGTTCAGCCATCGAACCCGTCCCGGCTGACCGCATAACGCTCGATCTTGGCCCTGAGCCCGACCCGCGACAGGCCGAGTTCGTCGGCGGCGCGGCTGATGTTGCCGGCATGGCGCCGCATGGTCTCTTCGATCGCCGATCTTTCGAGCGCCTC encodes:
- a CDS encoding tripartite tricarboxylate transporter TctB family protein, which produces MADRPEENQHTLSRQVLELFVAGVFIMLSLVVMSDNWRIGARWASDGPEAGYFPFYIGLIMLVASTITFVVNLRRTPALAETFVERAPLMQVLWVFIPTAVYVAAISVAGIYVASTLFIAFFMVVLGRYPIWKAIPIAVLVPVVLFMMFEVWFLVPLPKGPLEAALGY
- a CDS encoding tripartite tricarboxylate transporter permease translates to MDALISLIHGFGVLADPMNIVYMFVGIFLGVLIGVLPGLGGANGVAILLPLTFSMSPTSAIIMLSSIYWGALFGGAITSILFNIPGEPWSVATTFDGYPLAQQGRAGEALAAAFTGSFLGAFFSTLLLTFLAPLVAKFALQFGPPEFFAVYLLTFCAFVGMGKEPAYKVIAAMMLGFALAAVGLDTVTGQLRMTFGSTELLRGFDFLVAVIGLFGVGEILLTMEEGLAFKGRSARIDLRVVLKVWKDMPKYAWTALRGAIVGAWMGITPGGATPASFMSYGLAKRFSKNGHKFGTGEVEGVIAPETAAHSAGTAALLPMLTLGIPGSPTAAVLLGGLLIWGLQPGPLLFVEQKDFVWGLIASIYLGNIAGLIVVLSTVPLFAAILRIPFSIIAPIILVICAVGAYTVHNALLDIAVMLVFGVLGYLFKKLQYPLAPLVLALVLGDMAESSFRQAMLVSQGSLSVFWSNPLVGSIVTLALLMLVWPLLSAAMASLKRDTPRVVSGE
- a CDS encoding sensor histidine kinase, whose protein sequence is MAERDGNARSGRLIEQVTGSELAGLDGAGEALWLDVIAKMDEVYSDLLRYETDLEAKNAELEEAQAFISSVIASVSDILVVVDADGTILQVNPAFVRLTGIPAADLVGTRLANRLAPADRAVAMELAGGSGEFSDREVRFLTVDAVSDLMAVACSPRLDHAGRHAGAVLTGRPIGELRRAYEALHRAHQELQQAQRKLIEQEKMASLGRLVAGVAHELNNPISFVYGNIHTLDRYRGRLTGFFEALAAGGDPNELRRTWRIDPLMEDLGPLLEGSLEGAVRVSDIVRNLRRLSFSKPGDRMAVDLDKVARNAANWAARAKGGGARIDFDGCDTALVDGHEGQLHQVLVNLIENALDAVADERDPVVGVTVEAADGTVEVRVQDNGPGVAPAVADKIFEPFFTTKAVGEGTGLGLWISYSIAREHGGEIALKPVAHGACFVLRLPQRGQEP
- a CDS encoding Bug family tripartite tricarboxylate transporter substrate binding protein, producing MNTSRIAAAAAALLVPGLAGATSAVAWEPTKAVEFIVPAGTGGGADQMARVLQGIIQKHELMKQPLVVINKAGGAGAEGFLDMKGSAGNPHKIVITLSNLFTTPLATGVPFKWDELTPVSMLALDEFVLWVNAKSPYKTAKEYVDAVKEGGAAKFQMGGTGSKQEDQIITAAIEQQTGAKFTYVPYKGGGDVAAQLVGGHVTSSVNNPIEAVSQWRGGELRPLCVFDNQRIPLKEPVADGKSWNDIPTCKESGLDIEYLMLRGIFMPAKATPDQVTFYVELFKKVRATSDWQDFMAKGAFNTTFLAGEEYRAWVAKEADRHRTLMEKAGFLAK